Proteins encoded in a region of the Solanum dulcamara chromosome 9, daSolDulc1.2, whole genome shotgun sequence genome:
- the LOC129903961 gene encoding aluminum-activated malate transporter 2-like, which translates to MAMKNQDNVGILKKLPKASNKVCSFGSNVKKIAKEDPRKLVHSIKVGLAIALVSLFYYFEPLFDYEGFGVSSMWAVLTVVVVFEFSVGATLGKGVNRGLATFLAGSLGVAAHRLATFSGSDKLQPIILGLSVFSVAAIATFMRFIPKLKARYDYGILIFILTFSMISVSGYRDRVVLDKAITRVTTILIGGAAAIVFNVVIYPVWAGEDLHNLIATNIEDLGISLEGYGTQYFKKLNAKSEEELERISLEEYKCVIYSKASEENLVNFAKWEPHHGKFRYRHPWGQYLKIGDLVRECAININALNSDLTSCNMTQEGRKRIQEPCTKICIECGGALKEISLSMKTMILYPTTDSHILKAKAASEKLRTIIRSGGLIEEAELQKLLPSTRVASLMLDLVSNTVKIVDSVNQLARLMKFKSLSSKPKRLGSKSRIPSGNIGEAHHVVNVE; encoded by the exons ATGGCAATGAAAAATCAAGATAATGTTGGGATTTTGAAGAAATTGCCAAAAGCTTCTAATAAAGTGTGTTCATTTGGGAGCAATGTGAAGAAAATAGCTAAAGaagatccaagaaaattagtcCATTCAATAAAAGTTGGATTGGCAATTGCATTGGTTtcattgttttattattttgaaccaTTGTTTGATTACGAAGGATTTGGTGTTTCTTCAATGTGGGCTGTTTTGACTGTTGTTGTCGTCTTCGAATTTTCTGTTG gAGCAACACTTGGAAAAGGAGTTAATAGAGGACTTGCAACATTTTTAGCTGGTTCATTAGGTGTTGCAGCTCATAGACTTGCTACTTTTTCAGGGTCAGACAAATTGCAACCAATAATACTTGGATTATCTGTTTTTTCCGTAG CTGCGATCGCGACATTTATGAGATTCATACCAAAATTGAAGGCAAGATATGACTATGGCATTCTCATTTTCATCCTGACATTCTCTATGATCTCCGTCTCGGGATATCGAGACCGTGTGGTGCTCGATAAGGCGATTACCCGAGTGACAACGATACTCATCGGAGGCGCGGCCGCGATCGTGTTTAATGTGGTCATATATCCAGTTTGGGCTGGTGAAGATCTTCACAATTTGATTGCCACAAATATTGAAGATCTTGGAATTTCCCTTGAAG GATATGGAACTCAATACTTCAAAAAATTAAATGCCAAGTCTGAAGAAGAACTAGAGAGAATATCTCTAGAGGAATACAAATGTGTTATCTACTCAAAAGCTAGTGAAGAAAATCTG GTCAATTTTGCAAAATGGGAGCCACATCATGGAAAATTCAGATACAGACATCCATGGGGACAATACTTGAAAATTGGAGATCTTGTTCGTGAATGTGCCATTAACATCAATGCATTAAACTCAGATCTTACCTCCTGCAATATG acaCAAGAGGGAAGGAAAAGAATTCAAGAACCATGCACAAAGATTTGCATAGAATGTGGTGGTGCATTGAAGGAAATATCATTGTCAATGAAAACAATGATCCTTTATCCAACAACTGATTCACATATTCTAAAGGCAAAGGCAGCATCTGAAAAACTAAGAACCATAATAAGAAGTGGTGGTTTAATTGAAGAAGCAGAGTTACAAAAGCTACTTCCATCAACAAGAGTTGCTTCACTCATGCTAGATTTAGTGTCCAATACAGTGAAAATTGTGGACTCTGTGAATCAACTTGCTAGACTTATGAAATTCAAGAGTTTGTCATCAAAACCAAAGAGATTGGGGAGCAAAAGTAGAATCCCAAGTGGCAATATTGGTGAAGCACATCATGTGGTTAATGTTGAGTGA